A region from the Myripristis murdjan chromosome 23, fMyrMur1.1, whole genome shotgun sequence genome encodes:
- the LOC115354948 gene encoding zinc finger protein OZF-like isoform X2, giving the protein MTPRQQRKQLAWQRSSHQQGPGAETSTLDGGKHQAHSILPPGVQQQFVKKEENILDQEEPEPPHIKEEQEELPTSQEGEQHRGLQETNITPVPVKSEDDEAKAQSSQLHPSQTEENKQAEPLASSSAEQMETKPDGEDCVGSEPVRNLDPTGGLQPARGGQLLSSHSSEPETEDLDDGWEETRKPQPGLEPPNKLFFSQNNSNTGENSSTCSVTNHTGKKLWSCSVCGKIFKQKGDFSRHMMIHTGEKPFSCSVCNKRFSQNGKVQIHMRSHTNEKPFSCKVCGQRFKHRYTVVTHMRLHTGEKPFSCSVCTKSFVCKGNMQAHMATHTGARPFSCSFCGKSFTEKGSLSKHTRIHTGERPYSCSMCGKSFSEKGSLKKHMRTHTGEKPFSCSICGKGFTQKGDFNRHTRIHRGEKPFSCSVCNKKFSLRGNLQIHMRLHTNEKPFSCKVCGEAFKYSRTVVKHMRIHTREKPFHCSV; this is encoded by the coding sequence TCTTACCTCCAGGTGTCCAGCAGCAGTTTGTCAAGAAAGAAGAGAACATTctggaccaggaggagccagagcctcctcacattaaagaggaacaggaggaactcCCAACCAGTCAGGAGGGAGAGCAGCATCGAGGGCTGCAGGAGACTAATATCACTCCTGtccctgtgaagagtgaagatgatgaagcAAAAGCTCAGTCCTCACAGCTTCATccaagccaaactgaggagaacaAACAGGCAGAGCCTCTAGCCAGCAGCTCAGCTGAACAGATGGAAACAAAACCTGATGGAGAGGACTGTGTGGGATCAGAACCAGTCAGAAACTTGGATCCAACTGGTGGTTTACAACCAGCTAGAGGTGGCCAGCTCCTCTCTTCACACTCTTCTGAACCTGAGACGGAAGACCTTGACGATGGTTGGGAAGAAACAAGAAAACCTCAGCCAGGTTTAGAGCCACCAAACAAACTCTTTTTCAGTCAGAACAACTCTAATACTGGGGAGAATTCATCTACCTGCTCTGTGACAAACCACACAGGAAAGAAACTTTGGAGTTGTTCAGTTTGTGGTAAAATCTTTAAACAAAAGGGTGACTTCAGCAGACACATGATgatacacacaggagagaaaccatttagctgctcagtctgCAACAAAAGGTTTAGCCAGAATGGAAAAGTACAGATCCACATGCGAAGTCATACAAATGAAAAACCATTTAGCTGCAAAGTTTGTGGCCAAAGAttcaaacacagatacacagtgGTTACACACATGAGACTTCACACAGGGGAGAAACCATTTAGTTGCTCAGTGTGTACTAAATCATTTGTTTGCAAAGGaaacatgcaggcacacatggCAACCCACACAGGAGCTAGACCATTTAGCTGCTCATTTTGTGGCAAAAGTTTCACTGAAAAAGGATccctgagcaaacacacaagaatccacacaggagagaggcCATATAGTTGTTCGATGTGTGGCAAAAGTTTCAGTGAAAAAGGATCTTTGAaaaaacacatgagaacccatacaggagagaaaccatttagttGCTCAATCTGTGGTAAAGGTTTCACACAGAAAGGTGACTTTAACAGACACACCAGAATCCACAGAGGTGAGAAACCATTTAGTTGCTCCGTCTGCAACAAAAAATTTAGCCTCCGTGGAAATTTACAGATCCATATGCGACTTCATACCAATGAAAAACCATTTAGCTGCAAAGTTTGTGGTGAAGCATTCAAGTACAGCCGAACAGTGGTtaaacacatgagaatccacacaaGAGAGAAACCATTTCATTGCTCAGTGTGA